The following proteins are encoded in a genomic region of Coffea eugenioides isolate CCC68of chromosome 6, Ceug_1.0, whole genome shotgun sequence:
- the LOC113775109 gene encoding prefoldin subunit 1: MADEANRKAFLEIQSRMIESTAKLKQVQNQIRSKEGEKKRAYLTLEELRQLLDDTNTYKSIGRTFVLEPKSVLMDEQEQKLKESEAAISALEKSKEYLEKQIAEVENNLRELLQQDPGLARQIMSMSV; this comes from the exons ATGGCAGATGAAGCAAACAGAAAG GCTTTTCTTGAGATCCAGAGCCGCATGATTGAAAGTACAGCCAAATTGAAGCAG GTTCAGAATCAGATAAGAAGTAAAGAAGGGGAAAAGAAGCGTGCATATTTGACCTTGGAGGAACTGCGTCAATTGTTGGATGATACTAATACATACAAATCCATAG GGAGAAC GTTTGTATTGGAGCCCAAATCAGTTTTAATGGATGAACAAGAGCAAAAGCTCAAGGAGAGTGAAGCTGCAATATCAGCATTAGAG AAATCCAAGGAATACTTAGAAAAGCAGATAGCAGAGGTGGAGAACAACCTGAGAGAGCTGCTGCAACAAGATCCTGGTCTTGCTCGTCAAATAATGTCCATGTCTGTGTAA
- the LOC113775237 gene encoding probable serine/threonine-protein kinase PBL17 gives MGSCFSVEEEIQQPQNKVAHGIAAFPGQAHSELSNKANAPQTSSTEGAKSVVIVSKDVNDLRQNPVNSNLDLFTYEEMKLATKHFRPDQVLGEGGFGIVYKGVIDGNVRPGYKTTRVAIKELDPEGLQGDREWLAEVNYLGQLCHPNLVKLIGYCCDDDHRLLVYEYMASGSLEKHLFPRVCSTLTWSRRMKIALDAAKGLAFLHSAERQIIYRDFKTSNILLDADFNAKLSDFGLAKDGPMGDQTHVSTRVMGTYGYAAPEYVMTGHLTARSDVYGFGVVLLEMLIGRRAMDKSRPSREHNLVEWARPLLNSSKKLLKILDPRMEGQYSTKVAVKVAVLAYQCLSQNPRGRPVMSQVVELLEGFQTQSGSREEEMLQSGGGSVTLYEVPRGMPDSPATEQKNQLKSESQRDVKPPKSKQTNGRSRSEPPKECDLYGSFPDAGLGERKFT, from the exons ATGGGGTCTTGCTTTAGTGTAGAAGAGGAGATTCAGCAGCCACAGAATAAGG TTGCCCATGGAATTGCTGCATTTCCTGGACAAGCACATTCTGAGCTTTCCAACAAGGCAAATGCACCACAAACCAGTAGCACTGAAGGTGCAAAAAGTGTTGTCATAGTTTCAAAAGATGTCAATGATCTGCGTCAAAATCCCGTGAATAGTAATCTTGACTTGTTTACGTATGAAGAGATGAAGTTAGCTACCAAGCATTTCCGACCAGATCAAGTTCTTGGTGAGGGTGGGTTTGGCATAGTTTATAAGGGAGTTATAGACGGGAATGTGAGGCCTGGTTACAAAACCACCCGTGTTGCCATTAAAGAGCTTGATCCTGAAGGTCTGCAGGGTGACAGAGAATGGCTG GCAGAAGTGAACTACTTGGGGCAACTTTGTCACCCTAACCTGGTGAAGCTCATTGGATATTGCTGTGACGATGACCATCGGCTGTTGGTTTATGAATACATGGCTTCTGGAAGCCTGGAGAAACACCTTTTCCCAA GAGTCTGTTCTACGCTAACATGGTCAAGGAGAATGAAGATCGCTTTAGATGCTGCAAAAGGGCTTGCTTTTCTTCATAGTGCAGAAAGGCAAATTATTTATCGAGATTTCAAGACTTCTAATATTTTGCTGGATGCG GATTTCAATGCAAAGCTTTCTGACTTTGGACTTGCAAAGGATGGGCCTATGGGAGATCAAACACATGTATCAACCCGAGTCATGGGTACCTACGGCTATGCAGCTCCTGAGTATGTCATGACTG GACATTTAACCGCAAGAAGTGATGTTTATGGCTTTGGGGTCGTCTTGCTTGAGATGCTTATTGGAAGGAGAGCAATGGATAAGAGTAGGCCTAGCCGGGAGCATAACCTTGTGGAGTGGGCTCGCCCACTTCTTAACAGCAGCAAGAAGCTTTTGAAAATACTGGACCCTCGAATGGAAGGGCAATACTCTACTAAAGTCGCCGTAAAGGTGGCAGTTCTTGCATATCAATGTCTTAGCCAAAACCCGAGAGGGAGGCCTGTCATGAGCCAAGTGGTCGAATTACTGGAAGGCTTTCAAACACAAAGTGGGAGTCGAGAGGAGGAAATGCTTCAGAGTGGAGGTGGAAGTGTAACCCTTTATGAAGTCCCGAGAGGAATGCCTGACAGTCCAGCCACAGAGCAGAAAAACCAGCTGAAAAGTGAGAGTCAAAGAGATGTTAAGCCTCCAAAAAGCAAACAAACAAATGGAAGGAGCAGAAGTGAGCCTCCGAAGGAGTGCGATCTTTACGGTTCTTTCCCAGATGCTGGACTAGGTGAGAGAAAATTTACTTGA
- the LOC113775300 gene encoding TORTIFOLIA1-like protein 2, with protein sequence MKTQINMVKGKGTARVSSQQAAFELKQRVVLALNKIADRDTYQIGIEELDKAIECLTPDGLSSFFSCILDTDSVQKSAVRKECIRSMASLATYYEGLVLPYLGKMVASIVKRLKDSDTVVRDACVDTMGVLASKFGSDEGGNNGLFVALVKPLFEALGEQNKQVQSGSALCLARVIDNISDPPVSILQKMLARTVKLLKNPHFMAKPAVIELNRSIIQAGGASTHSSLSAAIASIQEALKNSDWITRKAASAALGDIASNGGAFFGSFKSSCLHCLESCRFDKVKPVRDTALQALQIWRNLPGSDTPEPSEAGSSVKENFYRDEYSDIASACTSTPKDARIKRIGTNSVKKRVPLSFKKSGDNLIEKAQHSKAGDWSIEIAVPKTRNISLSDVQYEESEGSCVTKTCERSGGRTSTQDVEYEYVHADDKQECSSASAHFPENFESKALTVCPSVLDEVNLVKKTGRGPLFTTEEMSTEEKRCRSQIRDRHSLDSTVTESSFPTMNGCCSKTANDIASIRKQLLGIENKQTDLMDSLRVFTSNIMDSLSMIQLKVSSLEDVIEGMTQELFNGGRSTGIVAATFLKRNLDSCSPRISTCIPRPSVDICNRQSASLPPKAADTWEEEASTRSRSSNFARQGADIWTNPSQKLSKSTVGKGIHGHGGQMRKAENVFASVSAVNSRQRGADGKDNLWRGVSGYLSEGNFDSAYAEALCSGSELILFELLDRTGPVLEYLSEKTTCDLLNTLASYLSKKKFATSIFPWLQQVVDLTAIHGPNYVVISSKARRDFLLAVQQIAGLKFSNPVERRFVTELAMTLQQMWGKCS encoded by the exons ATGAAGACACAAATAAATATGGTGAAAGGGAAAGGAACTGCGAGGGTGAGTAGTCAGCAGGCGGCTTTCGAGCTAAAACAGCGCGTGGTTCTTGCCTTGAATAAGATTGCTGATAGGGATACTTATCAAATTGGGATTGAAGAGCTCGACAAGGCAATCGAATGCTTAACCCCAGATGGGctttcctcatttttctcttGCATATTGGACACTGATTCGGTGCAAAAGAGTGCAGTTCGTAAGGAATGTATTCGATCCATGGCTTCACTAGCAACATACTATGAAGGCCTAGTATTGCCCTACTTAGGGAAGATGGTTGCTAGCATTGTTAAACGGCTCAAGGATTCAGACACTGTGGTGAGAGATGCTTGTGTGGATACAATGGGTGTATTGGCTTCCAAGTTTGGTAGTGATGAGGGTGGAAATAATGGACTTTTTGTTGCTCTAGTGAAGCCTCTATTTGAAGCGTTGGGTGAACAGAATAAGCAAGTACAGTCTGGTTCGGCATTATGTTTGGCAAGGGTCATTGATAATATCAGTGATCCCCCAGTGTCAATATTGCAGAAGATGTTAGCAAGGACTGTTAAGTTGCTCAAGAACCCACATTTCATGGCAAAACCAGCTGTCATAGAACTGAACAGAAGTATCATTCAG GCTGGTGGTGCTTCCACACATAGTTCGTTATCTGCAGCCATTGCTAGTATCCAAGAAGCTCTCAAGAATAGTGACTGGATAACACGAAAAGCTGCTTCTGCAGCATTAGGTGATATTGCTTCCAATGGTGGAGCATTCTTTGGCTCTTTCAAGTCTTCTTGCTTGCATTGTCTTGAATCATGTCGCTTCGACAAG GTTAAACCAGTCAGGGACACAGCACTGCAGGCATTACAAATCTGGAGAAACCTTCCTGGAAGTGATACACCAGAACCATCAGAAGCTGGGTCTTCAGTTAAAG AAAATTTCTATAGAGACGAGTATTCTGATATTGCAAGTGCCTGTACTTCTACACCCAAGGATGCTCGAATTAAGAGAATTGGTACAAACTCAGTCAAGAAAAGGGTCCCTCTCTCTTTCAAAAAATCAGGGGACAATCTTATTGAAAAGGCTCAGCATTCAAAAGCAGGTGATTGGAGTATAGAAATTGCAGTTCCAAAGACTCGTAACATTTCTTTGTCAGATGTTCAATACGAAGAATCTGAGGGTAGTTGTGTTACTAAGACATGTGAAAGAAGTGGTGGTAGGACAAGTACTCAGGATGTGGAATATGAATATGTGCATGCGGATGACAAACAGGAGTGCTCTTCTGCCTCTGCTCATTTTCCCGagaattttgaatctaaagcatTGACAGTTTGTCCTAGTGTCCTTGATGAAGTTAATCTTGTAAAGAAAACAGGTAGAGGTCCACTTTTTACAACTGAAGAAATGAGCACTGAAGAAAAAAGATGCAGGTCCCAAATCCGGGATCGTCATAGCTTGGACTCCACAGTTACTGAATCCAGTTTTCCCACAATGAATGGCTGTTGCTCGAAAACGGCAAATGACATAGCATCCATTCGAAAACAACTTCTGGGGATTGAAAATAAGCAAACAGATCTGATGGATTCGTTGAGG GTTTTCACGTCCAACATTATGGATAGTTTGTCAATGATACAGTTGAAAGTGTCAAGTCTTGAAGATGTGATTGAAGGAATGACACAAGAGCTTTTCAATGGGGGAAGAAGTACAGGTATAGTTGCAGCCACATTTTTGAAGAGAAACTTAGATTCTTGTTCTCCTAGAATCTCTACTTGCATTCCCAGACCATCTGTGGATATATGCAATAGACAGTCTGCATCATTGCCACCAAAAGCTGCGGATACTTGGGAGGAAGAAGCATCTACCAGGAGCAGATCAAGCAATTTTGCTAGACAAGGTGCAGACATATGGACTAATCCATCTCAAAAGTTGAGTAAAAGTACTGTGGGAAAGGGCATCCATGGACATGGTGGCCAAATGAGAAAAGCTGAAAATGTCTTTGCTTCAGTTTCTGCTGTGAACAGTAGACAGCGCGGTGCAGATGGAAAGGATAATCTGTGGAGAGGTGTAAGTGGTTATCTGTCTGAAGGAAATTTTGACTCCGCATATGCAGAAGCTCTTTGCTCTGGGAGTGAGCTTATTTTGTTTGAGCTTCTTGATAGAACAGGTCCTGTACTGGAATATTTATCGGAGAAGACAACCTGTGACCTGTTGAATACTTTGGCATCATATTTATCAAAGAAAAAATTTGCAACTTCCATTTTCCCTTGGTTGCAGCAG GTGGTGGACTTGACTGCCATCCATGGACCCAATTACGTTGTTATTTCTTCAAAAGCAAGGCGTGATTTCCTGTTAGCTGTTCAACAAATTGCCGGTTTGAAATTTTCTAACCCAGTTGAGAGGAGATTTGTGACAGAGCTAGCTATGACATTGCAGCAAATGTGGG GAAAATGCTCCTAG
- the LOC113774421 gene encoding receptor-like protein 40 — translation MAKPPFLLLFLMFFSQILTCIITVGAFGKCLSDQRLTLLQFRDGLLFDSTLSNKLVHWNQSGDCCSWGGVACDVVGHVISLELDNETISVKNEDWKSLFTLRHLERLNLGDNNFDSVEIPEELSNLTRLKCLNLSNTGFTGQIPLGLSRMKSLVTLDLSNRLLDRRIQTENIPGGLKALFNNLTELRELYLDSVNISAEGSLWCDVFSSLSKLQVLSLTSCHLSGPITSSLLDLSSLTTLTLDNNNLSTVVPEFFSSFTNLTSLSVVSCNLMGKFPEKIFQLPTLQRVLLSDNPFLRGSLPEFPNQGSFTEIILSETNFSGSLPDSIGNLQALSRIDLWTSNFSGPIPANLSNLENVVYLDLSYNKFNGSVPSFQMSKKLVHVDLSHNSFTGPVPFAQYADLRDLESINLGYNSLTGNIPLSLFTLPSLQKLQLSNNKFDGLMNEIPNASSSLLDVLDLSSNYLGGSIPKFIFELKRLSVLSLSWNTFSGTVSLEMFQGLPQLSELDLSYNNLSIDASSNTGTSLSSFPQLSVLMLASCNLKIFPDVIKNQSGTFNLDLSLNHITGQIPNWIWDVGGGYLGQLNLSFNLLAEIQKPYTIPSALLVLDLHANQLRGEIPTPPLQFIYLDYSSNNFNTSIPPNIGDYLSNAVFLSLSNNSITGAIPESICNATYIEVLDLSKNALSGKLPACLLGMEDLGVLNLGENNLHGLIPNTFPDKCGLRTLDLRMNALEGKIPRSLQNCKQLQVLNVGKNKMEDIFPCMLMKATDLQVLVLRSNRFQGETVCPRYNHSWKSLQILDIAHNNFSGALSPKHFFNWRVMMTEEDNEAKYLQFGFMELSNLYYKDAVTLTIKGLELELVKILRVYKVIDFSGNKFHGQIPMTIGELKQLYILNLSHNSLTGMIPEAIGNCTQLGVLDLSMNQLTGMIPVKLAGLTFLSFLNLSYNQLSGEIPVGRQLQTFTDASFYGNRGLCGFPLSISCNKSEANGLSWINASFESERDSSRNEIEWEYVSAALGFSVGLGIISWLNFSSPRWWEKFIALVLQLLLRILHRQVRQKYCRTPIRRL, via the coding sequence ATGGCAAAGCCACCTTTCTTATTGCTTTTCTTGATGTTCTTTTCCCAAATCTTAACTTGTATCATCACTGTTGGTGCTTTTGGCAAATGTCTCAGTGATCAAAGGTTAACTTTGCTTCAGTTCAGGGACGGCCTGCTGTTCGATTCAACACTTTCGAACAAGCTGGTGCACTGGAATCAGAGTGGTGACTGTTGCAGCTGGGGTGGAGTGGCATGTGATGTTGTTGGCCATGTTATCAGCCTGGAGCTAGATAATGAGACAATATCAGTAAAAAATGAAGATTGGAAAAGCCTTTTCACTCTCCGACATCTTGAGAGACTAAATCTGGGTGACAATAACTTTGATTCTGTCGAAATCCCTGAGGAACTTTCTAACCTCACAAGGTTGAAGTGTCTAAACTTGTCAAATACTGGTTTCACCGGGCAGATTCCACTTGGTCTGTCGAGAATGAAGAGCTTGGTTACTCTTGATCTCTCCAACCGTTTACTAGACCGGAGAATACAAACAGAGAATATTCCGGGAGGTTTAAAAGCGTTGTTTAACAATCTAACCGAGCTGAGAGAACTTTATCTTGACAGTGTCAATATTTCAGCTGAAGGGAGCTTGTGGTGCGATGTTTTCTCATCTTTGTCTAAGCTACAAGTTCTGAGTTTAACTAGCTGTCACCTCTCAGGTCCTATAACCTCTTCCCTTCTTGATCTTAGTTCGCTAACCACCCTCACACTCGATAACAACAATCTCTCAACCGTAGTTCCCGAATTCTTCTCAAGCTTCACAAATTTGACTTCTTTGAGTGTTGTCTCTTGTAATTTAATGGGGAAATTTCCGGAGAAGATTTTTCAGTTACCAACACTGCAGCGTGTATTGTTGTCAGACAATCCCTTTCTCAGGGGAAGTTTGCCAGAGTTTCCCAACCAGGGGTCCTTCACCGAGATCATCCTCAGTGAGACAAACTTTTCAGGTTCTTTACCAGACTCTATCGGAAACCTTCAAGCGTTGTCTAGGATAGATTTGTGGACTTCCAATTTCAGCGGACCAATTCCTGCCAATTTGTCGAATCTTGAAAATGTGGTCTACCTTGACTTATCATATAACAAGTTCAATGGTTCTGTTCCATCATTCCAGATGTCCAAGAAGCTCGTGCATGTAGACCTGTCCCATAATTCTTTTACTGGTCCTGTTCCTTTCGCCCAATATGCAGATCTCAGAGATCTTGAATCCATTAACTTGGGGTATAATTCCCTGACAGGGAACATTCCCTTGTCTCTGTTTACTCTCCCGTCCTTGCAGAAACTCCAACTTTCTAATAACAAGTTTGATGGTCTGATGAACGAAATTCCCAATGCTAGCTCCTCTTTACTTGATGTACTGGATCTCAGTAGCAACTATCTTGGAGGATCCATTCCAAAGTTCATTTTTGAACTCAAAAGGCTTTCTGTCCTCTCACTTTCATGGAACACTTTTAGTGGAACTGTAAGTCTAGAAATGTTCCAGGGGCTCCCTCAACTTTCTGAACTTGACCTTTCTTACAACAATTTGTCAATAGATGCAAGTAGCAATACAGGTACAAGCTTATCCTCATTTCCACAATTGTCTGTACTGATGTTGGCTTCTTGTAATCTGAAAATTTTCCCTGATGTAATAAAGAATCAATCCGGAACGTTCAATTTAGACCTATCATTGAACCATATCACAGGGCAGATTCCAAACTGGATTTGGGATGTTGGAGGAGGATATCTTGGGCAGCTAAACCTTTCTTTCAAtcttttagcagaaattcaaaaGCCGTACACCATTCCTTCTGCTCTCCTTGTGCTAGACTTACATGCCAATCAGCTCAGGGGTGAAATACCCACTCCACCGCTGCAATTCATATATCTAGACTACTCTAGCAACAATTTTAACACATCTATTCCACCCAACATAGGTGATTACTTGTCCAATGctgttttcctttctctttcaaATAATAGCATCACTGGAGCTATCCCTGAATCCATATGCAATGCAACTTATATAGAAGTTCTTGATTTGTCTAAAAATGCCCTGAGTGGTAAATTACCAGCTTGTCTTCTAGGAATGGAGGATCTTGGGGTACTAAACCTAGGGGAAAATAACCTTCACGGTCTGATTCCTAATACATTCCCAGACAAATGTGGCCTAAGAACCTTAGACCTCAGGATGAATGCCCTTGAAGGGAAGATACCAAGATCGTTGCAAAATTGCAAACAGTTACAAGTTCTCAATGTTGGGAAAAATAAAATGGAAGACATATTTCCATGCATGTTGATGAAAGCAACAGATTTGCAAGTCCTTGTTCTGCGATCCAACAGGTTTCAAGGTGAAACTGTCTGTCCTCGGTACAATCACAGTTGGAAAAGTCTTCAAATTTTGGACATTGCTCACAACAACTTTAGTGGTGCTTTGTCCCCAAAACACTTCTTCAATTGGAGAGTAATGATGACTGAGGAAGATAATGAAGCAAAGTACCTGCAATTTGGCTTCATGGAACTCAGTAACTTATATTACAAGGATGCTGTGACACTGACTATTAAAGGGCTTGAACTCGAGCTTGTTAAGATTCTGAGAGTGTACAAAGTTATTGATTTCTCAGGCAATAAATTCCACGGGCAGATACCGATGACAATTGGAGAACTCAAACAACTTTACATTCTCAACTTATCTCACAATTCCCTCACTGGCATGATTCCAGAAGCAATCGGAAACTGCACTCAGCTTGGTGTATTAGACCTCTCAATGAACCAGCTAACCGGGATGATTCCGGTAAAGCTTGCAGGCCTtacatttctttcatttttgaaCCTGTCCTATAACCAGTTGTCAGGAGAAATCCCAGTTGGCCGCCAACTCCAAACATTCACAGATGCTTCCTTTTATGGAAACAGAGGTCTCTGCGGATTTCCCCTAAGCATAAGCTGCAACAAGTCAGAAGCCAATGGATTGTCATGGATAAATGCATCATTCGAGTCTGAGAGGGACTCTTCCAGGAATGAGATTGAGTGGGAGTACGTTAGTGCTGCCTTGGGATTTAGTGTAGGGTTAGGAATCATTTCCTGGCTGAACTTTTCTAGTCCAAGATGGTGGGAAAAGTTTATTGCACTTGTCCTTCAACTCCTCCTGAGGATTCTGCATCGGCAGGTCAGACAAAAGTACTGCAGGACTCCAATTCGGAGACTTTAG